Proteins encoded within one genomic window of Vanrija pseudolonga chromosome 3, complete sequence:
- the EAPA gene encoding Endothiapepsin yields the protein MAKWSALFLLLATVVSGAAVPQQESVAFNTQTQLKDAHGLKKIPVTRNPEFKANGTLSILRARAKYGFEPTYHKGPVNAQAIGQTPATPDDYLGGDLEYIVPVPIGTPAQTLNLDFDTGSSDLWVFSSKLTAASNVNHNVFTSSKSSTWKTLSGYSWSIEYADLSTASGTVGTDNVNLGGLVVKSQAVELATSVSTAFVKSANDGLVGLGFYKGTYGNTIRPTRQPNVVANLISQGTVPANAQLFTAALYSARDPESSFYTFGYVDQSLVAASGQSLSWTAIDPTLGFWTFPSTSAYVGGTLVSLSGNTAIADTGTTLAYLSDDVVDAFYAQVPGASYSSQDGGYIFPFDSANQLPSLTVAVGNKQFAIQPEDLVFGYNHDSTQYFGGIQSRGTNPSDILGDVFLKSVYVVFDQGNTRIGVVPKIEATQYAPSK from the exons ATGGCCAAGTGGTCtgccctcttcctcctcctcgcgacCGTCGTCTCGGGCGCCGCCGTTCCCCAGCAGGAGTCGGTCGCCTTCAACACCCAAACCCAGCTCAAGGATGCCCACGGGCTCAAGAAGATCCCCGTGACCCGCAACCCCGAGTTCAAGGCCAACGGCACGCTTTCCATCCTCAGGGCGCGCGCAAAGTACGGCTTTGAGCCCACCTACCACAAGGGCCCGGTCAACGCGCAGGCTATTGGCCAGACGCCTGCCACTCCCGACGACTACCTGGGCGGCGATCTCGAGTACATCGTCCCCGTGCCcatcggcacgccggcgcagacgctcaacctcgacttTGACACTGGCTCGAGCGACCTCTGG GTCTTCTCGTCCAAGCTCACGGCCGCGTCCAACGTCAACCACAACGTCTTCACCTCGAGCAAGTCGTCGACGTGGAAGACCCTGTCCGGATACTCGTGGAGCATCGAGTACGCCGACCTCTCCACGGCCTCGGGCACAGTCGGCACGGACAAtgtcaacctcggcggcctggtcGTCAAGTCgcaggcggtcgagctggccacTTCCGTCTCAACGGCGTTTGTCAAGTCGGCcaacgacggcctcgtcggcctcggcttcTACAAGGGCACATACGGCAACACCATCAGGCCCACCCGCCAGCccaacgtcgtcgccaaCCTCATCTCGCAGGGCACGGTGCCTGCCAACGCGCAGCTCTTCACCGCGGCCCTGTACTCGGCGCGCGACCCCGAGTCGTCGTTCTACACCTTTGGCTATGTCGACcagtcgctcgtcgccgcctcgggccagTCTCTGTCTT gGACCGCCATCGACCCCACCCTCGGCTTCTGGACCttcccctcgacctcggcgtacGTCGGCGGCACCCTCGTCTCGCTGTCCGGCAACACGGCCATCGCCGACACCGGCACCACCCTTGCGTACCTGtccgacgacgtcgtggacGCCTTCTACGCCCAGGTCCCCGGTGCCTCGTACAGCTCGCAGGACGGTGGTTACATCTTCCCCTTCGACTCGGCCAACCAGCTCCCCTCGCTcactgtcgccgtcggcaacaAGCAGTTTGCCATCCAGCCCGAGGACCTCGTGTTTGGCTACAACCACGACAGTACGCAGTACTTTGGCGGCATTCAGTCGCGCGGCACCAACCCCTCCgacatcctcggcgacgtcttCCTCAAGTCGGTCTACGTTGTCTTTGACCAGGGCAACACGCGCATTGGTGTCGTCCCCAAGATTGAGGCCACTCAGTACGCCCCCTCCAAGTAA